The Clostridium bornimense genome includes a region encoding these proteins:
- a CDS encoding helix-turn-helix domain-containing protein, which produces MNSTKVEECLEIDVIQVLSREDDCVVYQISNETGEVIMTSYQVFPGIQIIYNDVHIKKCSVRMESEHIGGNIFEINHCREGRIECEVGGEFFYLTPGDMSINRKKNTGNDSYFPTSHYHGVSVLVDPDLAPHCLSCILDDVNVQPASIIQKFCGESESFIIRNNKHLEHIFHELYGLPQKIRKGYFKIKVLEILLFLGGTEFKQMGVRREMYSQAQVTLAKQVCEFLSTHMEKHITIEYLSDIFHVSKTQLKNCFKGVYGVSIYAYIRTQKMQTAAILLKTTERTILDIASQYGYHNASKFAKAFRDVMGVSPKQYRNEG; this is translated from the coding sequence ATGAATTCGACAAAAGTAGAAGAATGTCTTGAAATAGATGTTATTCAAGTTTTATCACGGGAGGATGATTGTGTTGTATACCAGATTTCAAATGAAACTGGGGAAGTAATTATGACAAGTTATCAAGTTTTTCCGGGGATTCAGATCATATATAATGATGTGCATATAAAGAAATGTTCTGTCAGAATGGAGTCAGAACATATAGGGGGTAATATTTTTGAAATCAATCATTGTCGTGAAGGTAGAATTGAATGTGAGGTCGGTGGCGAATTTTTTTATCTGACTCCAGGAGATATGTCTATTAACCGAAAGAAAAACACAGGAAATGATTCGTATTTTCCTACTAGTCATTATCATGGGGTATCAGTTCTTGTAGATCCGGATTTAGCGCCACATTGCCTTTCATGCATTCTTGATGATGTTAATGTACAACCTGCTTCGATTATTCAAAAGTTTTGTGGAGAGTCTGAGTCTTTTATTATAAGAAATAATAAACATTTAGAGCATATTTTCCATGAACTATATGGTCTTCCACAGAAAATTAGAAAAGGATATTTTAAGATAAAGGTATTAGAGATTCTCTTATTTCTTGGAGGAACTGAATTTAAGCAAATGGGAGTAAGGAGGGAAATGTATTCGCAGGCGCAAGTAACATTGGCAAAGCAGGTATGTGAATTTTTGTCCACTCACATGGAAAAGCACATTACAATTGAATATTTATCTGATATTTTCCATGTTTCTAAAACACAGCTTAAAAATTGCTTCAAGGGAGTCTATGGAGTATCTATCTATGCATATATAAGAACACAAAAAATGCAGACGGCAGCTATTTTGTTGAAAACGACAGAAAGAACGATTTTGGATATTGCATCTCAATATGGATATCATAATGCCAGTAAATTTGCTAAGGCATTTCGAGATGTAATGGGTGTATCACCGAAGCAGTATCGAAATGAAGGGTGA